From one Lotus japonicus ecotype B-129 chromosome 3, LjGifu_v1.2 genomic stretch:
- the LOC130748929 gene encoding dirigent protein 22-like, producing the protein MDTHHFLTLCFFLLLSCHALTSSATTAEEDASDFVRRLDRKSLGLHKKEKLSHIKLYFHDIVSGPNPTSVTVVPQAHKNDTTFFGMVKMIDDPLTQGPDRSSKLVGKAQGFYAASSQSEFSLLMAMDFVFIEGKYNGSTITILGRNAIFNKVREMPVVGGSGIFRFARGYAEARTKSIDFKTGDAMVEFNVYVFHY; encoded by the coding sequence ATGGACACCCACCATTTCCTCACCTTGTGCTTCTTCCTTCTCCTCTCTTGCCATGCCCTCACTTCCTCTGCCACCACTGCAGAGGAAGACGCTTCCGATTTCGTCCGCCGATTAGACCGGAAGTCACTTGGCCTtcacaagaaagaaaaactgagCCACATCAAGCTCTACTTCCACGACATTGTAAGCGGACCCAATCCTACATCGGTTACAGTTGTTCCCCAAGCCCACAAGAACGACACCACCTTCTTCGGCATGGTCAAAATGATTGACGACCCTTTGACTCAGGGGCCGGATCGGAGTTCCAAGCTTGTGGGGAAGGCTCAAGGGTTCTATGCCGCTTCATCACAGAGCGAGTTCAGTTTGCTCATGGCCATGGACTTCGTTTTCATTGAAGGGAAGTACAATGGCAGCACCATCACCATCTTGGGGAGGAACGCTATTTTCAACAAGGTGAGAGAGATGCCTGTGGTTGGTGGTAGTGGCATTTTCAGGTTTGCTAGAGGATATGCAGAGGCTAGAACCAAGTCGATTGATTTCAAAACTGGGGATGCTATGGTGGAGTTTAATGTTTATGTTTTCCATTATTGA
- the LOC130748286 gene encoding dirigent protein 20-like, which translates to MDTHHFLTLCIFLLLSCHAITTSSATAEEDASDFVRRLDRKSLGLHKKEKLSHFKFYWHDIVSGPNPTSVNVIRTKNTTTFFGSVQIIDNPLTVGPDLSSKLVGRSQGLYAGSSQSEISVFMSMTFVFTEGKYNGSSLSILGRNPVNNKVREMPVVGGSGLFRFARGYAEARNVFLNFTSGDASVQYNVYVLHY; encoded by the coding sequence ATGGACACCCACCATTTCCTCACCTTGTGTATCTTCCTTCTCCTCTCTTGCCATGCCATCACTACTTCCTCTGCTACGGCAGAGGAAGACGCTTCCGATTTCGTCCGCCGATTAGACCGGAAGTCACTTGGCCTTCACAAGAAAGAAAAGCTGAGCCACTTCAAGTTCTACTGGCACGACATTGTAAGCGGACCCAATCCCACATCGGTTAATGTTATTCGCACCAAGAACACCACCACTTTCTTTGGCTCGGTCCAAATTATCGACAACCCTTTGACTGTGGGCCCCGATCTGAGTTCCAAGCTTGTGGGGAGGTCTCAGGGGTTGTATGCAGGTTCATCACAGAGTGAGATCAGTGTTTTCATGAGCATGACCTTCGTTTTCACTGAAGGGAAGTACAATGGCAGTAGCCTCTCCATCTTGGGGAGGAACCCTGTTAACAACAAGGTCAGGGAGATGCCTGTGGTGGGTGGCAGTGGACTTTTCAGGTTTGCAAGGGGATATGCAGAGGCTAGAAATGTCTTTCTGAATTTCACATCTGGGGATGCTTCGGTTCAGTATAATGTTTATGTCCTACATTATTGA
- the LOC130748923 gene encoding abscisic acid receptor PYL4-like: protein MPPNPPKSSLLLHRINHTTTVNCHDLHRDTILVRTPAAVPDTVARYHTHAVSPNQCCSAVVQETTASIATVWSVVRRFDNPQAYKHFVKSCHVIGGDGNVGTLREVHVISGLPAGRSTERLEILDEERHVLSFSVVGGDHRLANYRSVTTLHPSAAGDGTGTVVVESYVVDVPPGNTKEDTRVFVDTIVGCNLQSLAQTAESLTQPNNNK, encoded by the coding sequence atgccCCCAAACCCACCCAAGtcatctctcctcctccaccggaTCAACCACACCACCACAGTTAACTGCCACGACCTCCATCGTGACACCATCCTCGTGAGGACCCCCGCCGCCGTCCCCGACACAGTGGCGCGCTACCACACCCACGCCGTCTCCCCGAACCAGTGCTGCTCCGCAGTGGTTCAAGAAACCACCGCCTCCATCGCCACCGTCTGGTCCGTCGTGCGGCGCTTCGACAACCCGCAAGCCTACAAACACTTCGTCAAGAGCTGTCATGTCATCGGCGGCGACGGCAACGTCGGCACACTCCGGGAAGTCCACGTCATCTCCGGCCTCCCCGCTGGCCGGAGCACCGAGCGGCTTGAGATCCTCGACGAGGAGCGCCATGTCCTCAGCTTCAGCGTCGTCGGCGGAGACCACCGGCTCGCGAACTACCGGTCCGTCACTACGCTCCACCCCTCCGCCGCCGGAGACGGCACCGGGACGGTGGTTGTGGAGTCGTACGTGGTGGATGTTCCGCCGGGAAACACGAAAGAGGACACGCGCGTGTTCGTGGACACGATTGTCGGGTGCAACCTTCAGTCACTCGCGCAAACCGCTGAGAGCTTGACACAACCAAACAATAACAAGTGA